The following are encoded in a window of Platichthys flesus chromosome 19, fPlaFle2.1, whole genome shotgun sequence genomic DNA:
- the grin1a gene encoding glutamate receptor ionotropic, NMDA 1a isoform X4, with product MRLFLLAVLFWCSCARAGCEPKIVNIGAVLSQKRFEQVFKDAVTQANQVYGRDKFKLNAISVTHKPNAIQMALSVCEDLISSQVYAILVSHPPQSNDHLTPTPVSYTAGFYRIPVVGLTTRMSIYSDKSIHLSFLRTVPPYSHQAHVWFDLMREFNWNHIILIVSDDHEGRAAQKRLETLLEERETKAEKVLQFSQETNLTALLLEAKELEARVIILSASEEDAAAVYKAARFLNMTGSGYVWLVGEREMSGKALIEAPDGLIGLQLINGKNESAHINDAVAVVAQSIQELFEKENITEPPRGCVGNTNIWKTGPLFKRVLMSSKYPEGLTGRVEFNDDGDRKYAHYGILNYQKTRLVQVGIYNGTQVVMNNQRKIIWPGGETEKPQGFQMSTRLKIVTIHQEPFVYVKPTQPDGTCHEEMTLNGVLIKKVICTGPNETIPGRPIVPQCCYGFCVDLLIKLAMTMNFTYEVHLVADGKFGTQERVNNSNKKEWNGMMGELLGGLADMIVAPLTINNERAQYIEFSKPFKYQGLTILVKKEIPRSTLDSFMQPFQSTLWLLVGLSVHVVAVMLYLLDRFSPFGRFKVNSEEEEEDALTLSSAMWFSWGVLLNSGIGEGAPRSFSARILGMVWAGFAMIIVASYTANLAAFLVLDRPEERITGINDPRLRNPSDKFIYATVKQSSVDIYFRRQVELSTMYRHMEKHNYESAAEAIQAVRDNKLHAFIWDSAVLEFEASQKCDLVTTGELFFRSGFGIGMRKDSPWKQNVSLAILSSHENGFMEDLDKTWVRYQECDSRSNAPATLTFENMAGVFMLVAGGIAAGIFLIFIEIAYKRHKDARRKQMQLAFAAVNVWRKNLQQYPPTDITGQLNLSDPSVSTVV from the exons ATGCGTCTGTTTCTGCTGGCGGTGCTCTTCTGGTGCTCCTGCGCGCGGGCCGGCTGCGAGCCGAAGATCGTGAACATCGGGGCCGTGCTGAGCCAGAAGAGGTTCGAGCAGGTCTTCAAAGATGCCGTGACCCAGGCCAACCAGGTCTACGGCCGGGACAAATTCAAGCTGAACGCCATCTCCGTCACTCACAAGCCCAACGCCATCCAAATGGCTCTGTCCGTCTGCGAGGACCTCATCTCCAGTCAG gtctATGCCATCCTGGTGAGTCACCCCCCCCAGTCCAATGACCACCTCACGCCAACGCCTGTCTCCTACACGGCGGGCTTCTACCGTATCCCTGTGGTGGGACTCACCACCCGCATGTCCATCTACTCAGACAAG agcATCCACCTGTCCTTCCTGCGGACAGTCCCTCCCTACTCCCACCAGGCGCACGTGTGGTTCGACCTGATGCGCGAGTTCAACTGGAACCACATCATCCTGATTGTGAGTGACGACCACGAGGGGCGGGCGGCTCAGAAGAGGCTGGAGACCctcctggaggagagggagaccaAG GCAGAGAAAGTCCTCCAGTTCAGCCAGGAGACTAACTTAACTgccctgctgctggaggccaAAGAGCTGGAGGCCCGAGTCATCATTCTGTCCGCCAG TGAGGAAGACGCTGCAGCGGTGTACAAGGCGGCCCGCTTCCTCAACATGACGGGCTCTGGCTACGTGTGGCTGGTGGGCGAGCGGGAGATGTCGGGTAAAGCCCTGATCGAGGCGCCAGACG GTCTGATCGGCCTCCAGCTCATCAACGGCAAGAATGAGTCGGCCCACATCAATGACGCGGTGGCTGTGGTGGCTCAGTCCATCCAGGAGCTGTTTGAGAAGGAAAACATCACAGAGCCGCCGAGAGGATGCGTGGGCAACACCAACATCTGGAAGACGGGGCCCCTCTTTAAACG GGTCCTGATGTCATCCAAATACCCAGAGGGCCTCACGGGGCGCGTGGAGTTCAACGACGACGGCGACAGGAAATACGCTCACTACGGAATCCTCAACTACCAGAAGACTCGACTAGTTCAAGTCGGCATCTACAACGGAACGCAG GTGGTGATGAACAATCAGCGGAAGATCATCTGGCCCggaggagagacggagaaaCCGCAGGGCTTCCAGATGTCCACTCGACTAAAG ATCGTGACGATCCACCAGGAGCCGTTTGTGTACGTGAAGCCCACGCAGCCGGACGGAACGTGCCACGAGGAGATGACACTGAATGGAGTCTTAATTAAAAAGGTTATCTGCACTGGGCCCAATGAGACCATCCCAG gtCGCCCAATCGTACCCCAGTGTTGTTACGGATTCTGCGTCGACCTGCTGATCAAGCTAGCTATGACAATGAACTTCACCTACGAGGTGCATCTGGTGgctgatgggaagttcggaacTCAGGAGAGG GTGAACAACAGTAACAAGAAAGAGTGGAACGGCATGATGGGAGAGCTCCTGGGGGGCCTGGCCGACATGATCGTGGCCCCGCTGACTATAAACAACGAGCGAGCCCAGTACATCGAGTTCTCCAAACCCTTTAAATATCAAGGCCTCACAATCCTCGTTAAAAAG gaaaTTCCTCGCAGCACACTGGACTCGTTCATGCAGCCGTTCCAAAGCACGCTGTGGCTGCTGGTGGGTCTATCGGTACATGTGGTGGCGGTGATGCTTTACCTACTAGACCGGTTCAG CCCGTTTGGAAGATTTAAAGTgaacagtgaagaagaagaagaggacgcCCTCACCTTGTCATCCGCTATGTGGTTCTCCTGGGGAGTGTTGCTGAACTCCGGAATAGGAGAAG GTGCGCCGCGCAGCTTCTCAGCGAGAATCCTGGGTATGGTGTGGGCCGGATTTGCTATGATCATAGTAGCCTCTTATACTGCCAACCTGGCTGCCTTCCTGGTGTTGGACCGGCCTGAGGAGCGCATCACCGGCATCAATGACCCAAGG CTGAGAAACCCATCGGACAAATTCATCTACGCCACGGTGAAGCAGAGCTCCGTGGACATCTACTTCCGGCGGCAGGTGGAGCTTAGCACCATGTACCGCCACATGGAGAAGCACAACTATGAGAGTGCCGCCGAAGCCATCCAGGCCGTGCGTGACAA CAAGCTGCATGCTTTCATCTGGGACTCTGCGGTGCTGGAGTTTGAAGCCTCGCAGAAGTGCGACCTGGTGACCACGGGAGAGCTGTTTTTCCGCTCGGGCTTTGGCATAGGCATGCGCAAGGACAGCCCCTGGAAACAGAATGTGTCCCTGGCCATTCTCAG TTCTCATGAGAACGGCTTCATGGAAGACCTAGATAAAACCTGGGTGAGATACCAGGAGTGTGACTCGAGGAGCAATGCCCCAGCCACACTCACCTTTGAAAACATGGCAG GTGTCTTCATGCTGGTGGCTGGAGGCATAGCCGCCGGGATCTTCCTCATTTTCATCGAAATCGCCTACAAACGGCATAAAGACGCCCGCAGGAAGCAGATGCAGCTGGCCTTTGCGGCCGTCAATGTTTGGAGGAAGAACCTGCAG CAGTACCCACCCACTGACATCACGGGCCAACTCAACTTGTCAGACCCGTCTGTCAGCACCGTGGTGTAG
- the grin1a gene encoding glutamate receptor ionotropic, NMDA 1a isoform X3 — protein MRLFLLAVLFWCSCARAGCEPKIVNIGAVLSQKRFEQVFKDAVTQANQVYGRDKFKLNAISVTHKPNAIQMALSVCEDLISSQVYAILVSHPPQSNDHLTPTPVSYTAGFYRIPVVGLTTRMSIYSDKSIHLSFLRTVPPYSHQAHVWFDLMREFNWNHIILIVSDDHEGRAAQKRLETLLEERETKNKKRNYENLDQLSYDNKRGPKAEKVLQFSQETNLTALLLEAKELEARVIILSASEEDAAAVYKAARFLNMTGSGYVWLVGEREMSGKALIEAPDGLIGLQLINGKNESAHINDAVAVVAQSIQELFEKENITEPPRGCVGNTNIWKTGPLFKRVLMSSKYPEGLTGRVEFNDDGDRKYAHYGILNYQKTRLVQVGIYNGTQVVMNNQRKIIWPGGETEKPQGFQMSTRLKIVTIHQEPFVYVKPTQPDGTCHEEMTLNGVLIKKVICTGPNETIPGRPIVPQCCYGFCVDLLIKLAMTMNFTYEVHLVADGKFGTQERVNNSNKKEWNGMMGELLGGLADMIVAPLTINNERAQYIEFSKPFKYQGLTILVKKEIPRSTLDSFMQPFQSTLWLLVGLSVHVVAVMLYLLDRFSPFGRFKVNSEEEEEDALTLSSAMWFSWGVLLNSGIGEGAPRSFSARILGMVWAGFAMIIVASYTANLAAFLVLDRPEERITGINDPRLRNPSDKFIYATVKQSSVDIYFRRQVELSTMYRHMEKHNYESAAEAIQAVRDNKLHAFIWDSAVLEFEASQKCDLVTTGELFFRSGFGIGMRKDSPWKQNVSLAILSSHENGFMEDLDKTWVRYQECDSRSNAPATLTFENMAGVFMLVAGGIAAGIFLIFIEIAYKRHKDARRKQMQLAFAAVNVWRKNLQQYPPTDITGQLNLSDPSVSTVV, from the exons ATGCGTCTGTTTCTGCTGGCGGTGCTCTTCTGGTGCTCCTGCGCGCGGGCCGGCTGCGAGCCGAAGATCGTGAACATCGGGGCCGTGCTGAGCCAGAAGAGGTTCGAGCAGGTCTTCAAAGATGCCGTGACCCAGGCCAACCAGGTCTACGGCCGGGACAAATTCAAGCTGAACGCCATCTCCGTCACTCACAAGCCCAACGCCATCCAAATGGCTCTGTCCGTCTGCGAGGACCTCATCTCCAGTCAG gtctATGCCATCCTGGTGAGTCACCCCCCCCAGTCCAATGACCACCTCACGCCAACGCCTGTCTCCTACACGGCGGGCTTCTACCGTATCCCTGTGGTGGGACTCACCACCCGCATGTCCATCTACTCAGACAAG agcATCCACCTGTCCTTCCTGCGGACAGTCCCTCCCTACTCCCACCAGGCGCACGTGTGGTTCGACCTGATGCGCGAGTTCAACTGGAACCACATCATCCTGATTGTGAGTGACGACCACGAGGGGCGGGCGGCTCAGAAGAGGCTGGAGACCctcctggaggagagggagaccaAG aataaaaaaaggaactATGAAAACCTCGACCAACTGTCCTATGACAACAAGCGAGGACCTAAG GCAGAGAAAGTCCTCCAGTTCAGCCAGGAGACTAACTTAACTgccctgctgctggaggccaAAGAGCTGGAGGCCCGAGTCATCATTCTGTCCGCCAG TGAGGAAGACGCTGCAGCGGTGTACAAGGCGGCCCGCTTCCTCAACATGACGGGCTCTGGCTACGTGTGGCTGGTGGGCGAGCGGGAGATGTCGGGTAAAGCCCTGATCGAGGCGCCAGACG GTCTGATCGGCCTCCAGCTCATCAACGGCAAGAATGAGTCGGCCCACATCAATGACGCGGTGGCTGTGGTGGCTCAGTCCATCCAGGAGCTGTTTGAGAAGGAAAACATCACAGAGCCGCCGAGAGGATGCGTGGGCAACACCAACATCTGGAAGACGGGGCCCCTCTTTAAACG GGTCCTGATGTCATCCAAATACCCAGAGGGCCTCACGGGGCGCGTGGAGTTCAACGACGACGGCGACAGGAAATACGCTCACTACGGAATCCTCAACTACCAGAAGACTCGACTAGTTCAAGTCGGCATCTACAACGGAACGCAG GTGGTGATGAACAATCAGCGGAAGATCATCTGGCCCggaggagagacggagaaaCCGCAGGGCTTCCAGATGTCCACTCGACTAAAG ATCGTGACGATCCACCAGGAGCCGTTTGTGTACGTGAAGCCCACGCAGCCGGACGGAACGTGCCACGAGGAGATGACACTGAATGGAGTCTTAATTAAAAAGGTTATCTGCACTGGGCCCAATGAGACCATCCCAG gtCGCCCAATCGTACCCCAGTGTTGTTACGGATTCTGCGTCGACCTGCTGATCAAGCTAGCTATGACAATGAACTTCACCTACGAGGTGCATCTGGTGgctgatgggaagttcggaacTCAGGAGAGG GTGAACAACAGTAACAAGAAAGAGTGGAACGGCATGATGGGAGAGCTCCTGGGGGGCCTGGCCGACATGATCGTGGCCCCGCTGACTATAAACAACGAGCGAGCCCAGTACATCGAGTTCTCCAAACCCTTTAAATATCAAGGCCTCACAATCCTCGTTAAAAAG gaaaTTCCTCGCAGCACACTGGACTCGTTCATGCAGCCGTTCCAAAGCACGCTGTGGCTGCTGGTGGGTCTATCGGTACATGTGGTGGCGGTGATGCTTTACCTACTAGACCGGTTCAG CCCGTTTGGAAGATTTAAAGTgaacagtgaagaagaagaagaggacgcCCTCACCTTGTCATCCGCTATGTGGTTCTCCTGGGGAGTGTTGCTGAACTCCGGAATAGGAGAAG GTGCGCCGCGCAGCTTCTCAGCGAGAATCCTGGGTATGGTGTGGGCCGGATTTGCTATGATCATAGTAGCCTCTTATACTGCCAACCTGGCTGCCTTCCTGGTGTTGGACCGGCCTGAGGAGCGCATCACCGGCATCAATGACCCAAGG CTGAGAAACCCATCGGACAAATTCATCTACGCCACGGTGAAGCAGAGCTCCGTGGACATCTACTTCCGGCGGCAGGTGGAGCTTAGCACCATGTACCGCCACATGGAGAAGCACAACTATGAGAGTGCCGCCGAAGCCATCCAGGCCGTGCGTGACAA CAAGCTGCATGCTTTCATCTGGGACTCTGCGGTGCTGGAGTTTGAAGCCTCGCAGAAGTGCGACCTGGTGACCACGGGAGAGCTGTTTTTCCGCTCGGGCTTTGGCATAGGCATGCGCAAGGACAGCCCCTGGAAACAGAATGTGTCCCTGGCCATTCTCAG TTCTCATGAGAACGGCTTCATGGAAGACCTAGATAAAACCTGGGTGAGATACCAGGAGTGTGACTCGAGGAGCAATGCCCCAGCCACACTCACCTTTGAAAACATGGCAG GTGTCTTCATGCTGGTGGCTGGAGGCATAGCCGCCGGGATCTTCCTCATTTTCATCGAAATCGCCTACAAACGGCATAAAGACGCCCGCAGGAAGCAGATGCAGCTGGCCTTTGCGGCCGTCAATGTTTGGAGGAAGAACCTGCAG CAGTACCCACCCACTGACATCACGGGCCAACTCAACTTGTCAGACCCGTCTGTCAGCACCGTGGTGTAG